From a single Eleginops maclovinus isolate JMC-PN-2008 ecotype Puerto Natales chromosome 18, JC_Emac_rtc_rv5, whole genome shotgun sequence genomic region:
- the b3glcta gene encoding beta 3-glucosyltransferase a isoform X2, which yields MLSNNPHIGQKVAGCLIFLSVFHINFSAGGTGKGSHSQDDMHVIHNNQLDLREIVFVIQSQSNSFHVRQAEARRADLLQQAHGLKEKPPVVLLLHSLSDHEGDWSILPLLPNLSNSFGKNSSWIVFLEEETNVKMTKLVQVLSKFDNNKEWFLGKPLHDKESTIIHHYAFAENPSMFKYPDFVAAWALSTPLFVRLADKVRNEPLKSDFTIDLKHEVALYIWDNGNGPHLTAVPELCTEPEGSPKTQHCATSLSTVPPLCGEPVNKEDVFVAVKTCRKFHSERVPVIKKTWEKDAFFLEYYSDHADPAIPTINLGVPNTERGHCGKTFAILQRFLTSSVPNTKWLLVVDDDTLISLSRLQVLLSCYDPSEPVCLGERYGYGLSQGGYSYITGGGGMVFSREAVVRLLNSGCKCYSNDAPDDMVLGMCLNAIGLPVTHSALFHQARPEDYARDFLAHQVPISFHKHWNIDPIAVFNKWLKDDLRTKASDGLNKSTKTEL from the exons aGCCAAGATGATATGCATGTCATCCACAACAATCAACTTG ACCTGCGGGAGATAGTGTTCGTCATCCAGAGTCAGAGCAACTCCTTCCATGTGAGGCAGGCAGAAGCACGGAGAGCAGACTTACTGCAGCAGGCTCACGGTCTGAAAGAG aaaccaCCAGTGGTATTGCTTCTTCATAGTTTATCAGATCACGAGGGAGATTGGAGTATCCTTCCTCTGCTGCCCAA CTTATCGAACTCCTTCGGGAAAAACTCCTCCTGGATTGTATTTCTTGAGGAGGAAACAAATGTGAAGATGACTAAGCTGGTTCAAGTCCTTTCAAAATTTGACAACAATAAA GAGTGGTTTCTGGGTAAGCCCCTGCATGACAAGGAGTCGACTATCATACATCACTACGCGTTTGCAGAGAATCCCTCCATGTTTAAATATCCCGACTTTGTTGCTGCTTGGGCCTTAAGCACCCCCCTTTTTGTTCG GCTCGCAGACAAAGTGAGAAATGAACCACTTAAATCTGACTTCACCATTGACCTGAAACATGAG GTTGCCTTGTATATCTGGGACAATGGCAACGGTCCACATCTCACTGCCGTTCCTGAGCTGTGCACTGAGCCGGAGGGCTCTCCCAAGACCCAACACTGTGCCACGTCTCTGAGCACCGTgcctcctctgtgt GGAGAGCCTGTAAATAAAGAAGATGTATTTGTTGCTGTGAAAACGTGTAGGAAGTTCCACAGTGAAAGAG TTCCAGTGATAAAGAAGACCTGGGAAAAGGATGCCTTCTTTTTAGAGTACTACAGTGACCATGCTGATCCAGCCATACCAACCATTAATTTAGGAGTtccaaacacagaaagag gCCACTGTGGGAAAACGTTTGCAATTCTTCAAAGATTTCTGACCAGCTCTGTCCCAAACACCAAGTGGCTCCTTGTTGTTGACGACGACACACTTATCAG CCTCTCCAGACTGCAAGTCTTGCTGAGCTGTTACGACCCATCTGAACCAGTGTGTCTGGGGGAGAGGTACGGCTACGGCCTGAGCCAAGGTGGCTACAGCTACATCACAGGAGGTGGAGG TATGGTGTTCAGCAGGGAGGCTGTGGTCCGACTTCTTAACAGCGGCTGCAAGTGCTACAGCAATGATGCGCCGGATGACATGGTGCTGGGAATGTGCCTGAATGCCATTGGACTGCCTGTCACCCACAGTGCACTTTTCCACCAG GCACGCCCAGAGGACTACGCCAGAGACTTCTTAGCTCACCAGGTGCCCATCTCTTTCCATAAACACTGGAACATCGACCCCATTGCTGTTTTCAACAAATGGCTGAAGGATGACTTGAGGACAAAAGCTTCAGATGGACTTAATAAAAGCACTAAGACAGAGTTATAA
- the b3glcta gene encoding beta 3-glucosyltransferase a isoform X3, whose product MQSTNCKFTLEFVRGKVHINFSAGGTGKGSHSQDDMHVIHNNQLDLREIVFVIQSQSNSFHVRQAEARRADLLQQAHGLKEKPPVVLLLHSLSDHEGDWSILPLLPNLSNSFGKNSSWIVFLEEETNVKMTKLVQVLSKFDNNKEWFLGKPLHDKESTIIHHYAFAENPSMFKYPDFVAAWALSTPLFVRLADKVRNEPLKSDFTIDLKHEVALYIWDNGNGPHLTAVPELCTEPEGSPKTQHCATSLSTVPPLCGEPVNKEDVFVAVKTCRKFHSERVPVIKKTWEKDAFFLEYYSDHADPAIPTINLGVPNTERGHCGKTFAILQRFLTSSVPNTKWLLVVDDDTLISLSRLQVLLSCYDPSEPVCLGERYGYGLSQGGYSYITGGGGMVFSREAVVRLLNSGCKCYSNDAPDDMVLGMCLNAIGLPVTHSALFHQARPEDYARDFLAHQVPISFHKHWNIDPIAVFNKWLKDDLRTKASDGLNKSTKTEL is encoded by the exons aGCCAAGATGATATGCATGTCATCCACAACAATCAACTTG ACCTGCGGGAGATAGTGTTCGTCATCCAGAGTCAGAGCAACTCCTTCCATGTGAGGCAGGCAGAAGCACGGAGAGCAGACTTACTGCAGCAGGCTCACGGTCTGAAAGAG aaaccaCCAGTGGTATTGCTTCTTCATAGTTTATCAGATCACGAGGGAGATTGGAGTATCCTTCCTCTGCTGCCCAA CTTATCGAACTCCTTCGGGAAAAACTCCTCCTGGATTGTATTTCTTGAGGAGGAAACAAATGTGAAGATGACTAAGCTGGTTCAAGTCCTTTCAAAATTTGACAACAATAAA GAGTGGTTTCTGGGTAAGCCCCTGCATGACAAGGAGTCGACTATCATACATCACTACGCGTTTGCAGAGAATCCCTCCATGTTTAAATATCCCGACTTTGTTGCTGCTTGGGCCTTAAGCACCCCCCTTTTTGTTCG GCTCGCAGACAAAGTGAGAAATGAACCACTTAAATCTGACTTCACCATTGACCTGAAACATGAG GTTGCCTTGTATATCTGGGACAATGGCAACGGTCCACATCTCACTGCCGTTCCTGAGCTGTGCACTGAGCCGGAGGGCTCTCCCAAGACCCAACACTGTGCCACGTCTCTGAGCACCGTgcctcctctgtgt GGAGAGCCTGTAAATAAAGAAGATGTATTTGTTGCTGTGAAAACGTGTAGGAAGTTCCACAGTGAAAGAG TTCCAGTGATAAAGAAGACCTGGGAAAAGGATGCCTTCTTTTTAGAGTACTACAGTGACCATGCTGATCCAGCCATACCAACCATTAATTTAGGAGTtccaaacacagaaagag gCCACTGTGGGAAAACGTTTGCAATTCTTCAAAGATTTCTGACCAGCTCTGTCCCAAACACCAAGTGGCTCCTTGTTGTTGACGACGACACACTTATCAG CCTCTCCAGACTGCAAGTCTTGCTGAGCTGTTACGACCCATCTGAACCAGTGTGTCTGGGGGAGAGGTACGGCTACGGCCTGAGCCAAGGTGGCTACAGCTACATCACAGGAGGTGGAGG TATGGTGTTCAGCAGGGAGGCTGTGGTCCGACTTCTTAACAGCGGCTGCAAGTGCTACAGCAATGATGCGCCGGATGACATGGTGCTGGGAATGTGCCTGAATGCCATTGGACTGCCTGTCACCCACAGTGCACTTTTCCACCAG GCACGCCCAGAGGACTACGCCAGAGACTTCTTAGCTCACCAGGTGCCCATCTCTTTCCATAAACACTGGAACATCGACCCCATTGCTGTTTTCAACAAATGGCTGAAGGATGACTTGAGGACAAAAGCTTCAGATGGACTTAATAAAAGCACTAAGACAGAGTTATAA